One window from the genome of Bradyrhizobium xenonodulans encodes:
- a CDS encoding alpha/beta fold hydrolase — protein MARVRAGEVQLGWREWGRGDVTVVFIHGNLASKDWIELAAPLFPTGLRVVAIDWRGCGDSDRPKPTADYTNYSMRQHAEDMLAALDELEIGYCHLATHSTGGIIAARMLLMQPQRFGRVFALDPVTPLGMAFNADQIGLFRAMMANKELTRTIMATAASSLFVPESMAPNAVPRFREGLPDIEALFDRIIDQTFGVSAGIWIGTPVNLTREKESHELERRMPELRHPHLVLWGEWDGWILPADLRVMAEAMPDCRLVIVPGIGHSMNLERPALYAGYFGAWFGGLPA, from the coding sequence ATGGCAAGGGTGCGGGCAGGTGAGGTCCAGCTCGGCTGGCGAGAGTGGGGGCGGGGCGACGTCACTGTCGTCTTCATCCACGGTAATCTCGCGAGCAAGGATTGGATCGAGCTTGCCGCGCCCCTGTTTCCGACGGGCCTGCGCGTCGTCGCCATCGACTGGCGCGGTTGTGGCGACAGCGATCGGCCGAAGCCGACCGCGGACTACACCAACTATTCCATGCGGCAGCATGCCGAGGACATGCTGGCCGCCCTCGATGAGCTCGAAATCGGCTATTGCCATCTCGCGACGCATTCGACGGGCGGCATCATCGCCGCGCGCATGCTCTTGATGCAGCCGCAACGCTTCGGCCGTGTGTTCGCGCTCGATCCGGTGACGCCGCTCGGCATGGCCTTCAATGCCGATCAGATCGGGCTGTTCCGCGCGATGATGGCGAACAAGGAGTTGACACGAACGATCATGGCAACGGCGGCGTCCTCGCTGTTCGTGCCCGAGAGCATGGCGCCGAACGCTGTTCCGCGGTTTCGCGAAGGACTGCCTGATATCGAGGCTCTGTTCGATCGCATTATCGACCAGACGTTTGGCGTCTCCGCAGGCATTTGGATCGGGACCCCGGTCAACCTCACGCGGGAGAAGGAAAGCCACGAGTTGGAGCGCCGGATGCCGGAGCTGCGGCATCCGCATCTGGTGCTGTGGGGCGAATGGGACGGCTGGATTCTTCCGGCCGACCTACGTGTCATGGCTGAGGCGATGCCGGATTGCCGGCTCGTGATTGTGCCC